In Macadamia integrifolia cultivar HAES 741 chromosome 5, SCU_Mint_v3, whole genome shotgun sequence, a single window of DNA contains:
- the LOC122078567 gene encoding geraniol 8-hydroxylase-like, translated as MGLICTLLSTITTYQHTTTPLSGILPVFLTSLAVFFLIPVIFRRRNWRNAPPGPLGWPILGYLPYLSERLHEDLFHLSKTYGPFFSLQMGQKPAIVVSSPEVAREVLKHKEGSFSSRTITEAVRCVAYDGTTLVFVPYSERWRLLRKILTTELFSSRAIDLLEPARKQQVHGLLKSLYASSKSKTPVNIAESTFVVSTNLTSNLVCSKSLFDNLELKEMVRDVFEAVAIPNMADLIPFLKILDPQGLKKRVAKVAKKMDSFFEKLIDERLEEKNKGMKINENGRLDLLDVFLDYKNERKDDGLKQFSRVDIKGMLIDMFMAGSDTTSSTIEWGMAEILKEQEVHKKILVELEQVVGNNRFIEEDDIPKLTYFQAAVKEIFRLHPAVPLLVPRRSNEACEVYGYNVPKHAIVFVNVWGIARDPKVWPEPLGFKPERFLGSEMDVKGQDFEILPFGTGRRLCVGLPLGLRMVQYSLASLLHAFEWEFPIDTLEDMTEKVGITLQKAKVLIGIPKPRLLDSVYN; from the exons ATGGGTCTGATATGCACGCTCCTATCTACCATCACTACCTACCAGCACACCACAACACCTCTCTCCGGCATCCTTCCCGTCTTCCTCACATCACTCGCCGTCTTCTTCCTCATTCCAGTAATCTTCCGCCGCCGGAACTGGCGGAACGCTCCACCAGGTCCCCTTGGATGGCCAATCCTTGGTTACCTCCCTTACCTATCTGAACGCCTTCATGAAGATCTCTTCCATCTCTCCAAAACCTATGGCCCCTTCTTTAGCCTCCAAATGGGTCAAAAGCCAGCCATCGTCGTATCATCGCCGGAGGTTGCCCGAGAGGTCCTGAAACACAAGGAAGGATCCTTCTCTAGCCGTACCATCACCGAGGCCGTGCGTTGTGTTGCCTATGATGGAACTACTCTTGTGTTTGTTCCTTACAGTGAGAGGTGGCGGCTGCTTCGTAAGATCCTCACCACTGAGCTCTTCTCTTCTCGTGCCATTGATCTTTTAGAACCAGCTCGCAAGCAACAG GTTCATGGTCTGCTCAAAAGTTTGTATGCTTCTTCAAAGTCGAAGACACCAGTGAATATTGCCGAATCGACATTTGTTGTCTCCACAAACCTCACTAGTAACCTTGTATGCTCCAAGAGCCTATTCGACAACCTCGAGCTGAAAGAGATGGTGAGAGACGTCTTTGAGGCAGTTGCTATCCCTAATATGGCTGATTTGATCCCATTCTTAAAAATACTTGATCCACAAGGTCTGAAGAAGAGAGTGGCCAAGGTTGCAAAAAAAATGGATAGCTTTTTTGAGAAATTGATTGATGAGagattagaagagaagaataaaggAATGAAAATAAATGAGAATGGGAGATTGGATCTGTTGGATGTGTTCTTAGACTACAAGAATGAGAGGAAGGATGATGGCTTGAAGCAATTCTCTAGAGTTGACATCAAAGGGATGCTCATT GACATGTTTATGGCAGGGAGTGACACTACATCAAGCACAATAGAATGGGGAATGGCTGAGATTCTCAAGGAACAAGAAGTCCACAAGAAGATATTAGTAGAGCTTGAACAAGTAGTTGGAAATAATAGGTTCATTGAAGAAGATGACATTCCAAAACTTACCTACTTTCAAGCCGCCGTGAAAGAAATCTTTCGACTACACCCCGCTGTTCCACTCCTTGTCCCTCGGCGGAGTAATGAAGCTTGCGAGGTTTATGGATATAACGTGCCTAAGCATGCTATTGTATTTGTGAATGTTTGGGGGATAGCTAGAGACCCAAAAGTATGGCCAGAGCCTTTGGGGTTTAAGCCTGAGAGATTCCTTGGATCAGAAATGGATGTTAAAGGGcaagattttgaaattttgccTTTTGGGACTGGGCGAAGATTATGCGTTGGACTACCCCTTGGTCTTCGTATGGTGCAGTATTCCTTGGCATCATTGCTTCATGCCTTTGAATGGGAATTTCCTATTGATACATTGGAAGACATGACTGAGAAAGTTGGAATTACTCTCCAAAAGGCCAAGGTTTTGATTGGCATTCCAAAACCTCGCCTCCTGGATTCTGTCTATAATtag